In one window of Cryptococcus depauperatus CBS 7841 chromosome 3, complete sequence DNA:
- a CDS encoding N-acetyl-gamma-glutamyl-phosphate reductase, which produces MLRRTKVSCAVLSTPRTQATRAFVKPSISLSASKQLAGKDSRNVLFELDVQKVGNEIKKRGLTNALSAQRDGGMDRDTIIRLLYSLGSRHEVERYLRIFTQSSKVSPGGVLPEAKFAVLKVGGAILTNDLEDLALSLSFLNKLGLFPVVLHGAGPQLNEILEAEGVIPDYEDGIRITDTQTLAVARRVFLQENLRLTTALERLGTRARPIPTGVFTADYLDKAKYGLVGRITKVDKTPIEAAIKAGCLPILTSLAENAEGQLLNVNADVAAGELARVLEPMKIVYLNEKGGLFHGVTGKKISAINLDEEYDALMKESWVKFGTKLKLREIKELLDTLPRTSSVAIISTDMLQKELFTDAGAGTLIRRGHKLYKQPSVEAVGSTQLRQVFTERDPEVQSGKKSVAEIFSELKNSPHTIYGDEPFDVVAVVSHPEGETPVMTKFLPSRNGILNKIVDNVFDAIKKDHKRLFWTAKADDENRAWHFERADGSFTRAGRSLFWYGVSDVKEVESIIEGFEDNGRIERVFLPVGPSMPPHRRATTTAVPSGARAFSTSTRPTLPALANTNAEGYATAAEVNSKRVALIGARGYTGQSLISLIDNHPHLNLTHVSSRELAGLPLKEYRKSSINYSNLSVEDVRKMAEANEVDAWVMALPNGVCKPFVDAVDKAKAKGGKGVIVDLSADYRFEDSWTYGLPELYGREPIRSAARISNPGCYATNTQLLLAPLMPHLDKMQSPSVFGISGFSGAGTKSGEKDAEGRPKTVPKITVEDLKGGIRPYSLTDHIHERESSRHLSSLLPPSDTTFSLAFIPNVAPWFSGIISVLTAPLEKSMRASEVLELYEEKYGKEPLFQVSKSAPDVTEVMGKHGWRVGGVQVHSSGKRVVVVGALDNLLKGAATQAMQNLNLALGYEELEGVPKNKY; this is translated from the exons ATGCTACGCAGGACGAAAGTATCCTGCGCAGTCCTCTCCACTCCCAGAACGCAAGCAACGAGAGCATTCGTAAAACCGTCCATATCACTTTCCGCTTCAAAACAGCTTGCTGGTAAAGATTCTAGGAATGTACTTTTTGAGCTCGACGTTCAAAAAGTCGGAAATGAGATCAAAAAGAGGGGTTTGACCAATGCGCTCAGTGCGCAGAGAGATGGTGGCATGGATCGC GACACTATCATCCGCCTTCTCTACTCTCTTGGTTCTCGGCACGAAGTTGAGAGGTACCTGCGTATCTTTACCCAATCCTCAAAAGTATCTCCAGGCGGTGTGTTGCCTGAGGCCAAATTTGCTGTTCTAAA GGTGGGTGGCGCTATTCTCACCAACGATTTGGAAGATCTcgctctctctctctcttttctcaacaaacTTGGTCTTTTCCCTGTGGTTCTTCACGGCGCTGGCCCTCAGTT AAACGAGATTCTTGAAGCTGAGGGTGTCATTCCCGATTATGAGGATGGCATTCGAATCACAGATACCCAAACACTTGCTGTTGCCCGA CGGGTTTTCCTTCAAGAGAATCTTAGACTTACTACCGCTCTTGAACGTCTTGGTACCAGGGCTCGTCCCATTCCTACCGGTGTTTTCACCGCCGATTATCTTGACAAAGCCAAATACGGTCTCGTTGGCAGGATCACTAAGGTTGATAAGACCCCTATAGAGGCCGCCATTAAGGCAGGGTGCTTGCCCATTTTGACTTCCTTGGCTGAAAACGCCGAGGGGCAATTATTGAATGTCAACGCTGACGTTGCTGCCGGTGAACTTGCCCGGGTGCTCGAG CCTATGAAGATTGTTTATCTCAATGAGAAGGGGGGTCTTTTCCACGGTGTTACGGGGAAGAAAATTTCGGCTATTAATCTCGATGAGGAATACGACGCTCTAATGAAAGAGTCTTGGGTCAAATTCGGTACCAAACTCAAATTACGCGAGATCAAGGAGCTTCTCGACACTCTTCCTCGAACCTCTTCTGTCGCCATCATCTCCACCGACATGcttcaaaaagaactcTTCACTGACGCTGGTGCAGGCACATTGATTAGAAGAGGTCACAAACTATACAAACAACCTTCTGTCGAGGCTGTCGGTTCTACCCAGCTTCGTCAAGTCTTCACTGAGCGGGATCCTGAAGTTCAGTCTGGCAAAAAGTCTGTTGCCGAGATCTTTTCCGAGCTTAAAAACTCTCCCCACACCATATACGGTGATGAGCCTTTCGATGTTGTTGCTGTAGTCTCCCATCCTGAAGGCGAGACTCCTGTTATGACCAAATTCCTTCCCTCTCGTAACGGTATTCTTAACAAGATTGTTGATAACGTCTTTGATGCCATCAAGAAGGACCACAAACGACTTTTCTGGACCGCCAAAGCTGACGATGAGAACAGAGCTTGGCATTTTGAGAGGGCCGATGGATCCTTTACCAGAGCTGGCAGAAGCTTGTTTTGGTACGGTGTTTCCGACGTGAAGGAGGTTGAAAGCATCATTGAGGGTTTCGAGGATAATGGTAGAATCGAGCGGGTGTTTTTGCCTGTGGGACCTAGCATGCCTCCACACCGACGAGCAACAACGACAGCGGTTCCCAGCGGTGCCCGAGCCTTCTCCACATCTACTCGTCCCACCCTCCCTGCGCTTGCTAATACCAATGCAGAAGGCTATGCCACTGCCGCTGAGGTTAATAGCAAACGTGTCGCCCTTATTGGCGCTCGAGGCTACACGGGTCAGAGCCTCATCTCCTTGATTGATAATCACCCTCACCTCAATCTCACTCACGTTTCTTCTCGTGAACTTGCCGGACTTCCTTTGAAAGAATATAGAAAGTCTTCGATCAACTACTCCAACCTTTCTGTTGAGGATGTCAGGAAGATGGCCGAAGCGAACGAAGTCGACGCATGGGTTATGGCCCTTCCCAATGGTGTTTGCAAACCCTTTGTCGATGCTGTAGACAAGGCAAAAGCGAAGGGAGGAAAGGGCGTCATAGTGGATTTGAGTGCGGATTATAGGTTTGAGGATTCATGGACTTATGGATTGCCTG AACTCTACGGTCGCGAACCCATACGATCTGCTGCTCGTATCTCTAACCCTGGATGCTACGCGACCAACactcagcttcttcttgcaCCCTTGATGCCTCACCTCGATAAGATGCAAAGCCCTTCTGTCTTTGGTATCTCTGGATTCTCTGGAGCTGGGACTAAAAGTGGAGAGAAGGATGCCGAGGGAAGGCCAAAAACTGTGCCTAAGATT ACTGTAGAAGATTTAAAAGGTGGCATTCGCCCATACTCACTTACAGATCACATTCACGAGCGTGAATCTAGTAGACACCTCTCTTCGCTCCTTCCTCCCTCCGACACcactttttctcttgccttCATCCCCAATGTCGCTCCCTGGTTCTCCGGCATTATTTCAGTCCTTACCGCGCCTCTCGAAAAATCTATGCGAGCTTCCGAGGTATTGGAGCTTTACGAAGAGAAATATGGAAAGGAGCCCTTGTTCCAAGTGAGCAAGTCTGCGCCTGATGTGACAGAAGTTATGGGTAAGCATGGCTGGCGTGTTGGCGGCGTACAAGTGCATAGTTCGGGAAAGAGGGTGGTTGTGGTTGGTGCATTGGATAATCTTCTTAAGGGGGCCGCCACACAGGCTATGCAG AATCTCAATCTTGCACTCGGCTATGAGGAGTTGGAAGGTGTGCCCAAGAACAAATACTAA
- a CDS encoding ATP synthase subunit alpha, mitochondrial — MRAAIRNSLRGAVAQNARARIAPLAVRTYATAKPAASEVSSILEGRIAGSSAGGDVQETGRVLTIGDGIARVYGLRNVQAEEMVEFSSGVRGMCLNLEADNVGVTLFGNDRLIKEGDTVKRTGQIVDVPVGPGLLGRVVDALGNPIDGKGPIKAAGRTKAQLKAPGILPRRSVHEPMQTGLKSVDSLVPIGRGQRELIIGDRQTGKSAVAIDTILNQKKWNDGADDSKKLYCVYVAVGQKRSTVAQLVKTLEENDAMKYSIVVAATASEAAPLQYLAPFSGCAMGEWFRDNGKHALIIYDDLSKQAVAYRQMSLLLRRPPGREAYPGDVFYLHSRLLERAAKMNADYGAGSLTALPIIETQGGDVSAYIPTNVISITDGQIFLEAELFFKGVRPAINVGLSVSRVGSAAQTKLMKSVAGSLKLYLAQYREVAAFAQFGSDLDASTRYLLNRGARLTELLKQPQYSPMSTEVMAPLIYAGVNGLLDKVDVDKISAWEASFTELLKTQHSSLLEKLGGGVLTKEIEVEMKKIIEGHVADFTA, encoded by the exons ATGCGTGCCGCTATCAGGAATTCTCTCAGGGGCGCAGTCGCTCAAAAT GCTCGAGCCCGTATCGCTCCTCTTGCTGTCAGGACTTATGCTACTGCCAAGCCTG CTGCGTCCGAGGTTTCCTCTATTCTTGAGGGCCGAATTGCTGGTTCATCTGCTGGCGGCGATGTCCAAGAGACTGGTCGAGTTCTTACCATTGGTGACGGTATCGCCCGTGTTTACGGCCTCCGTAACGTCCAGGCCGAGGAAATGGTTGAGTTCTCTTCTGGTGTCCGAGGCATGTGTTTGAACTTGGAAGCCGACAATGTTGGTGTCACCCTTTTCGGTAACGACAGATTGATCAAAGAGGGCGACACTGTCAAGCGAACTGGTCAAATTGTCGATGTTCCCGTCGGCCCTGGCCTCCTTGGCCGAGTCGTTGATGCTTTGGGTAACCCCATTGATGGCAAGGGCCCTATCAAGGCTGCTGGCAGGACAAAGGCTCAGCTCAAAGCTCCTGGTATCCTTCCCCGACGATCCGTTCATGAGCCCATGCAGACTGGTCTCAAGTCTGTTGACTCTTTGGTCCCT ATTGGTCGAGGTCAGCGAGAGCTCATCATTGGTGATCGTCAAACTGGTAAATCCGCTGTTGCCATAGACACCATTCTCAaccaaaagaaatggaacGATGGTGCCGACGACTCCAAGAAGCTCTATTGTGTTTACGTCGCTGTCGGCCAGAAGCGGTCAACTGTCGCTCAGCTCGTTAAGACCCTTGAGGAGAATGATGCTATGAAGTATTCCATCGTTGTTGCCGCTACTGCTTCCGAGGCTGCTCCCCTTCAATACCTCGCTCCCTTCTCTGGTTGTGCCATGGGAGAATGGTTCCGAGACAATGGCAAACACGCCTTGATTATCTACGATGATTTGTCCAAGCAGGCCGTCGCTTACCGACAAAtgtctttgcttcttcGTCGACCTCCTGGTCGTGAGGCCTACCCTGGTGAC GTTTTCTACCTCCACTCTCGTCTTCTTGAGCGTGCCGCCAAAATGAACGCCGACTACGGCGCCGGTTCCCTCACTGCTCTTCCCATTATTGAGACCCAGGGTGGTGATGTCTCTGCCTATATTCCTACCAACGTTATCTCCATTACCGATGGCCAGATCTTCTTGGAAGCtgaactcttcttcaaaggTGTTCGACCCGCTATCAACGTCGGCT TGTCCGTCTCCCGTGTTGGTTCCGCTGCCCAGACTAAGCTCATGAAATCTGTTGCCGGTTCCCTTAAACTTTACCTTGCTCAATACCGAGAAGTTGCTGCTTTTGCTCAATTCGGCTCTGACCTTGACGCTTCTACCCGATACCTTCTTAACCGAGGCGCTCGTCTCACAGAACTCCTCAAGCAACCCCAGTATTCTCCTATGTCCACTGAGGTTATGGCTCCTCTCATCTATGCTGGTGTTAACGGTTTGCTTGACAAGGTTGACGTCGACAAGATCAGTGCTTGGGAGGCATCCTT CACTGAGTTACTCAAAACTCAACACTCTTCACTTCTTGAGAAGCTCGGCGGTGGTGTTTTGACTAAGGAGATTGAggtagagatgaagaagattatTGAAGGTCACGTTGCCGACTTCACCGCCTAG